In Bordetella holmesii ATCC 51541, the following proteins share a genomic window:
- a CDS encoding sulfite exporter TauE/SafE family protein yields MDLTMVVCLLILGGAVGFAAGLLGIGGGMLLVPFLTMLFSWKNDVPPDLVVHAAIATSMTSILFTSISSVRAHQKKGTINWKIVFALAPGIILGGLLSGGAVFAAINTAWLSLFFALFVGYSAWSMLRSKKPKPSRHMPGMVGTTAAGAGIGFVSGLVGAGGGFLSVPFMVWCNVSLLVAVSTSAALGFPIALANSIGYVVSGLSEGVHRPGMLGFIYWPALLALICTSVLTAPMGARLAHRLPVATLKRVFSGLLFCLAAYMLFKACQAFLA; encoded by the coding sequence GTGGATCTGACGATGGTGGTTTGCCTGCTCATTCTGGGAGGGGCAGTGGGTTTTGCAGCCGGCCTGCTGGGCATTGGAGGGGGCATGCTGCTGGTGCCCTTCCTGACCATGCTCTTTAGCTGGAAAAACGATGTGCCGCCAGATCTGGTGGTGCATGCCGCCATTGCCACGTCCATGACGTCGATTCTATTTACCTCGATCTCCAGCGTGCGGGCGCATCAGAAGAAAGGCACGATCAATTGGAAGATCGTCTTTGCGTTGGCGCCCGGCATTATTCTTGGCGGCCTGCTCTCCGGAGGCGCAGTGTTTGCCGCGATCAACACGGCCTGGCTGTCACTTTTCTTCGCGCTCTTCGTCGGCTACTCGGCCTGGAGCATGCTGCGCAGCAAAAAACCCAAGCCGAGTCGCCACATGCCGGGGATGGTCGGAACCACGGCGGCTGGCGCGGGCATAGGGTTTGTATCGGGGCTGGTGGGGGCCGGCGGCGGCTTCCTGTCGGTGCCCTTCATGGTGTGGTGCAATGTGTCCTTGCTCGTGGCCGTTTCCACCTCGGCCGCTCTGGGTTTTCCCATCGCGCTGGCCAATAGCATAGGCTATGTCGTCTCTGGATTATCGGAAGGGGTGCACCGGCCGGGCATGTTGGGTTTCATCTATTGGCCGGCACTGCTGGCGCTCATCTGCACCAGTGTTCTGACGGCCCCGATGGGGGCTCGCCTGGCGCACCGCCTGCCCGTGGCCACGCTCAAGCGGGTGTTTTCAGGCCTGTTGTTCTGTCTGGCCGCCTACATGCTGTTTAAGGCTTGCCAGGCGTTCTTGGCCTGA
- a CDS encoding glutathione S-transferase, C-terminal domain protein, whose amino-acid sequence MKLIGSLTSPYVRKVRVVMAEKKLDYQLEIENVWSPDTQTQQFNPLGKVPCLVMEDGGALFDSRVIVEYLDTLSPVARLIPQPGRERAAVKCWEAIADGLLDACVTIVKENQRSEAQRSTDWVERQYGKIRAALRAMDGSLGDNAHCMGVNYTLADIAVGCALGYLDLRFASLNWRADHANLARLNEKLSARTSFTDTLPPA is encoded by the coding sequence ATGAAACTTATCGGTTCGCTTACCAGCCCGTACGTGCGTAAAGTCCGTGTCGTCATGGCCGAGAAAAAGCTGGACTACCAGCTCGAAATCGAAAACGTCTGGTCTCCCGATACACAAACCCAGCAATTCAATCCGCTCGGTAAGGTTCCTTGCCTGGTAATGGAAGATGGCGGTGCGCTGTTCGACTCGCGCGTCATCGTGGAGTATCTGGATACGCTGTCGCCGGTGGCACGCCTCATTCCGCAGCCCGGCCGTGAACGCGCCGCAGTCAAGTGCTGGGAAGCCATCGCTGATGGACTGCTCGACGCCTGCGTGACCATTGTCAAAGAAAATCAGCGCTCCGAAGCGCAACGCAGCACCGACTGGGTCGAACGCCAGTACGGCAAGATTCGCGCTGCGCTGCGTGCCATGGATGGCAGCTTGGGCGACAACGCACACTGCATGGGCGTGAACTACACCCTGGCAGATATCGCCGTTGGTTGCGCGCTGGGCTATCTCGATCTGCGCTTTGCCAGCCTGAACTGGCGTGCAGATCACGCCAATCTGGCGCGCCTGAACGAGAAGCTGTCGGCGCGAACGTCCTTCACCGACACACTGCCGCCGGCCTGA
- the purB gene encoding adenylosuccinate lyase: MQIADQLTQLNALSPLDGRYASRSDALRGLLSEAGFMAHRVEVEVAWLVALSDAGLPELPVFSAGARSRLAQLVENFSEADAARIKDIERVTNHDVKAVEYWLKERVADDAELARAAEFIHFACTSEDINNTSHALMLSRARDQVVLPRLRDVLAKLNTLALDNAAQPMLSRTHGQPASPTTLGKEFANVAARLARAIAAIEAVEPLAKLNGATGNYNAHLSACPEINWPEFSRKVLAGLGLTQNRHTIQIEPHDWMSALFDAVARANIIVLDLDRDIWGYIALGYFKQRLKEGEVGSSTMPHKVNPIDFENSEGNLGLANAVLRHLADKLPVSRWQRDLTDSTVLRNLGVGFGYCLVAWDACLRGLNKLEVNTAAIDADIDACWEVLAEPVQTVMRRYGLPQPYEQLKALTRGKGITEPALREFIAGLELPSDAKQRLLDMTPRSYLGLAVELAQTV; this comes from the coding sequence ATGCAGATTGCCGACCAGCTTACCCAACTCAATGCTCTTTCGCCACTGGATGGGCGCTATGCGTCGCGCAGCGATGCCCTGAGGGGGCTGCTGTCGGAAGCCGGTTTCATGGCCCATCGGGTCGAGGTGGAAGTGGCGTGGCTGGTTGCGCTGTCCGATGCCGGTCTGCCTGAATTACCGGTGTTTTCCGCGGGAGCCCGCAGCCGGCTGGCGCAACTGGTCGAGAACTTTTCCGAAGCGGATGCCGCGCGGATCAAGGACATCGAGCGCGTTACCAACCACGATGTCAAGGCGGTCGAATACTGGCTCAAGGAGCGTGTCGCGGATGACGCCGAGTTGGCCCGTGCCGCGGAGTTCATTCATTTCGCTTGCACCTCCGAGGACATCAACAACACGTCGCACGCGCTGATGCTCAGCCGTGCCCGCGATCAGGTCGTGCTGCCGCGCCTGCGCGATGTGCTGGCCAAGCTCAACACCCTGGCACTGGACAATGCTGCGCAGCCCATGCTGTCGCGCACCCACGGTCAGCCGGCTAGCCCCACGACCCTGGGCAAAGAGTTTGCCAACGTGGCCGCACGCCTGGCCCGCGCCATTGCCGCCATCGAGGCGGTCGAGCCTCTGGCCAAGCTAAATGGTGCCACGGGTAATTACAACGCCCACCTGTCAGCCTGTCCGGAAATCAATTGGCCGGAGTTCAGCCGCAAGGTGCTGGCGGGTCTCGGGTTGACGCAAAACCGCCACACCATTCAGATCGAACCTCACGACTGGATGTCGGCCCTGTTTGATGCCGTGGCGCGTGCCAATATCATTGTTCTTGATCTGGACCGTGACATCTGGGGGTATATCGCGCTGGGGTACTTCAAGCAGCGCCTCAAAGAAGGCGAAGTCGGCTCCTCGACCATGCCGCACAAGGTCAATCCCATCGACTTTGAAAACTCCGAAGGTAATCTGGGGTTGGCCAATGCCGTGCTGCGGCATCTTGCCGACAAACTGCCTGTTTCCCGCTGGCAGCGTGACCTGACCGACTCCACCGTGCTGCGCAATCTGGGGGTGGGCTTCGGCTATTGCCTGGTGGCTTGGGATGCCTGCCTGCGCGGCTTGAACAAGCTGGAAGTCAATACCGCCGCCATCGATGCCGATATCGACGCCTGCTGGGAGGTGCTGGCCGAGCCGGTACAGACCGTAATGCGTCGCTATGGTCTGCCTCAGCCCTACGAACAACTCAAGGCCCTGACGCGTGGCAAAGGCATCACCGAGCCCGCGCTGCGTGAATTTATCGCCGGCCTGGAGCTTCCGTCCGACGCCAAACAGCGCCTGCTGGACATGACCCCGCGCTCCTATCTGGGTCTGGCCGTCGAGCTCGCTCAGACGGTATAG
- the trmU gene encoding tRNA (5-methylaminomethyl-2-thiouridylate)-methyltransferase, which translates to MVHTSQKKGRVVVGMSGGVDSSVTAWLLKQQGYEVIGLFMKNWEDDDDSEYCSTRQDLLDAASVADLVGVEFEYVNFATEYKDRVFADFLREYSAGRTPNPDVLCNAEIKFKAFLDHAMAWGAEHIATGHYARVRGVDNDRGRRFQLLKAFDASKDQSYFLHRLNQAQLARTLFPLGELHKTEVRRIAHEIGLPNAAKKDSTGICFIGERPFREFLNRYLPTAPGPILTPQGKHLGQHHGLAFYTLGQRKGLGIGGVKGQQRDDGTADAWYAARKDLEKNALYVVQGHEHPWLLSRRLHAQDVSWIDGHAPEPGAYAAKTRYRQADAACHLSLEAQGFSLSFDQDQWAATPGQSAVLYDGDVCLGGGIIN; encoded by the coding sequence ATGGTTCACACATCACAGAAGAAAGGCCGGGTCGTTGTCGGCATGTCTGGCGGAGTCGATTCGTCGGTCACCGCATGGCTGCTCAAGCAACAAGGCTATGAAGTCATCGGCCTGTTCATGAAAAACTGGGAAGACGACGACGACTCCGAGTACTGCTCCACCCGGCAGGATCTACTAGATGCGGCCAGTGTGGCCGATCTGGTCGGGGTGGAATTCGAATACGTCAATTTCGCCACCGAATACAAGGATCGGGTCTTTGCCGATTTCCTGCGTGAGTATTCCGCTGGCCGCACGCCCAATCCGGACGTCCTGTGTAATGCCGAAATCAAATTCAAGGCATTTCTGGACCACGCAATGGCTTGGGGCGCCGAGCATATCGCCACGGGCCATTATGCGCGCGTGCGTGGCGTCGATAATGATCGAGGACGTCGTTTCCAACTGCTCAAGGCGTTCGACGCCTCCAAGGATCAGAGTTATTTCCTGCACCGCTTGAATCAGGCACAGTTGGCGCGCACGCTGTTTCCGCTTGGAGAGCTGCACAAGACGGAAGTGCGGCGTATCGCGCATGAGATCGGGCTGCCTAATGCAGCCAAGAAAGACTCCACGGGTATTTGTTTCATCGGCGAACGGCCATTTCGTGAGTTTCTCAACCGCTATCTGCCGACTGCACCCGGGCCCATTTTGACGCCGCAGGGCAAGCACCTCGGTCAGCATCATGGACTGGCCTTCTATACGTTGGGCCAGCGCAAGGGCCTGGGGATAGGTGGCGTCAAAGGGCAGCAGCGCGACGATGGCACCGCGGATGCCTGGTACGCCGCGCGCAAGGACCTTGAGAAAAATGCGCTTTATGTCGTGCAAGGGCACGAGCATCCCTGGCTGTTGAGCAGGCGCCTGCATGCGCAGGACGTCAGTTGGATCGATGGCCATGCACCCGAACCCGGCGCTTATGCCGCCAAGACCCGGTATCGCCAGGCCGACGCCGCCTGCCACCTCAGCCTCGAGGCACAAGGCTTTTCCTTGTCGTTCGACCAGGACCAATGGGCCGCCACCCCTGGGCAGTCCGCTGTGCTCTATGACGGCGATGTCTGTCTCGGTGGCGGCATCATCAACTGA
- a CDS encoding tripartite tricarboxylate transporter receptor family protein: MQRRHLILGLSLAATLAAPLTAAHAEDNYPSKTIRLVVPFPPGGTTDIVGRLFADKLGKELGQTVVVENRGGAGGSIGSAFLANSAPDGYTLGIATVSTHGINPAIYSNLAFDAEKDFTPISNLASVPNVMSVNPKVHAKNMGDFVKLAKSQPGKITYASAGNGSVSHMMGELFKMSAGVDLMHVPYRGVGPALNDTLAGQVDVLFDNLPSSLPHIQSGALVALAVASPQRVANLPNVPTFAEVGLAPVNDSSWFGLVGPAKLPQAVTDKVYAAVVKVSADPDVKSRLEGLGAAPVGNKPAEFAKQISEEIAKNKRIAKEANVKID; this comes from the coding sequence ATGCAACGTCGCCATCTCATCCTGGGCCTGTCCCTGGCCGCCACCCTGGCCGCGCCTTTGACCGCCGCGCACGCCGAAGACAACTATCCCAGCAAGACCATCCGCCTCGTCGTGCCCTTTCCTCCCGGAGGCACGACCGACATCGTCGGCCGCCTGTTCGCTGACAAGCTGGGCAAGGAGTTGGGCCAAACGGTCGTGGTGGAAAACCGTGGCGGCGCCGGCGGCTCGATCGGCTCGGCCTTCCTGGCCAACAGCGCTCCCGATGGCTACACGCTGGGTATCGCCACGGTGTCGACCCATGGCATCAATCCCGCCATTTACTCCAATCTGGCCTTCGACGCTGAAAAGGACTTCACCCCCATCTCGAATCTGGCCTCCGTGCCCAACGTGATGTCGGTCAACCCCAAGGTCCACGCCAAGAACATGGGCGATTTCGTCAAGCTGGCCAAGAGCCAACCCGGCAAGATCACCTACGCCTCGGCCGGCAACGGCTCGGTCTCGCACATGATGGGCGAACTGTTCAAGATGTCCGCTGGCGTGGATCTGATGCACGTGCCCTACCGTGGCGTGGGTCCGGCATTGAACGACACCCTGGCCGGCCAGGTCGACGTGCTGTTTGACAATCTGCCGTCGTCGCTGCCGCATATCCAGTCCGGCGCCCTGGTCGCATTGGCCGTGGCCTCGCCCCAGCGCGTGGCCAATCTGCCCAACGTGCCGACCTTCGCCGAAGTTGGCCTGGCCCCGGTCAACGACTCGTCCTGGTTTGGCCTTGTCGGCCCCGCCAAGCTGCCGCAAGCCGTGACCGACAAGGTGTACGCGGCCGTGGTCAAGGTTAGCGCCGATCCCGACGTCAAGAGCCGCCTGGAAGGTCTGGGCGCCGCGCCAGTGGGCAACAAGCCCGCCGAGTTCGCCAAGCAGATTTCCGAGGAAATCGCCAAGAACAAGCGCATTGCCAAAGAAGCCAACGTGAAGATCGACTAA
- a CDS encoding bacterial regulatory helix-turn-helix, lysR family protein, with protein sequence MAARHSSFTRAAQELCVTQGAVSKQVKHLEEFVGVELFLRIRQGLVLTEAGRSYLTQVQAGLSQIEAATVELIAHQGRGGTVRLTSMPTFGARWLIPRLTAFRRLRPDIHVEFLPHRQGYDFSTPELDAAVRFGEGVWPGSGADYIVGREIVPVCSPRLIPQACREAEELLRYPLLHHTSALEGWRDWFEQAGCDARRALEGARFDQYSLLSQAAAAGFGIALIPRCLIEDELRDGKLVVPLQLPIRARQGYYLCYPEQKASSPTLQAFRSWLMEVSRAAEPTPDNGLPIK encoded by the coding sequence GTGGCTGCCCGGCATAGCAGTTTTACTCGCGCGGCCCAGGAACTCTGCGTCACGCAAGGCGCGGTCAGCAAACAAGTGAAACATCTTGAAGAGTTTGTTGGTGTCGAATTATTCCTACGGATCAGGCAAGGCCTGGTTCTGACCGAGGCCGGGCGCAGTTACCTCACGCAGGTCCAGGCCGGTCTGAGCCAGATCGAAGCGGCCACCGTCGAGCTCATTGCGCACCAGGGCAGGGGCGGGACGGTACGTCTGACCTCGATGCCCACTTTCGGGGCGCGGTGGCTCATCCCGCGTCTGACGGCCTTCCGGCGCTTGCGGCCCGACATTCATGTGGAGTTTCTGCCGCATCGGCAGGGGTACGACTTTTCGACGCCCGAACTTGATGCGGCAGTGCGTTTCGGCGAAGGGGTATGGCCCGGCAGTGGGGCGGACTATATTGTCGGCCGCGAGATTGTGCCCGTTTGCAGTCCGCGTCTGATCCCTCAGGCCTGTAGGGAGGCAGAGGAACTGCTGCGCTACCCGTTGCTGCATCACACCTCGGCGCTCGAGGGCTGGCGCGACTGGTTCGAGCAGGCCGGGTGTGACGCACGGCGCGCTCTGGAGGGGGCCCGTTTTGATCAGTATTCGCTGTTGTCGCAGGCTGCGGCAGCAGGATTCGGGATCGCGTTGATTCCACGTTGCCTGATCGAGGATGAACTGCGTGACGGCAAGCTCGTGGTGCCGCTGCAGTTGCCCATCCGAGCGCGGCAGGGCTATTACCTCTGTTATCCGGAGCAGAAGGCCAGTTCGCCCACCTTGCAGGCCTTCCGTTCCTGGCTCATGGAAGTCTCGCGGGCTGCCGAGCCGACTCCCGACAATGGCCTGCCTATAAAATAA